The Gopherus evgoodei ecotype Sinaloan lineage chromosome 8, rGopEvg1_v1.p, whole genome shotgun sequence genome segment TTCACTATATGTTCCTTTTAGGCTACTGCATTCTGACCTATGGTATATTTCAAGTGGCATTGTAAGGTCTTTACAACTCTTTTTGAAAGAGTAGCATAGTACCCCCTGGGGGTTTCTAAATGCCCAGGAAGGTTCAACATGCAGGATCTTCTTAGGCTCAGTGACCGAATGAGCTATTTCACCTATGAACAAGGCCGGCTCcaacttttttgccgccccaagcagcgaagaaaaaaaaaaaaaagccgcgatcggcagcacttcggcagcagctctactgcgCTGCTTTGTTCTTCGGCAATTTGgtggcaagtccttccctctgagagggactgagggacccaccgccaaagatcCAGACATGCCACCTCTTCCCATtggccatcccaagcacctgcttcctgcgctggtgcctggagccaaccctACCTATGAAGATCTGGGTTTGAATCCTGGTTCAGTTGGTAACAGTTTGGTGAATTGTTCTTAATCCAAACTGACCTTTGTCCACAGCACAAAATCCATAACATGAGAGGAAACCTTTACTTGTGTGGCTGAATGAGTGTCACAGCATTAACCTTGATGGCATTGCCATATCAGCGTATGGGAAGTTTGCATAGTATCTGCCGTACTTGTGCCCCATTAACCTGGTGCTATGACACTgatgcaataataataatttaaagctCAGCTTTTCTCCCAGGGAACTGATTCTCACTatcctttgttcatggtgcagaGATCTCCCCTAACACTTGGAGTCTAGACAAATTAGATTCAAAGGCCAAATCTGCAACTTACTAGAGACTGGGACAAACTGGCTGCAAAATAGGTCAGGGGGCTGTGCGTCTTCTACAGATCTCTGCAGACACCCAGCCACTTCAGTGCCAACTGACTCTGACCAGTACTTTTGCCTGGCTGGCTATGTGCCAGACAGGCCAGGCTGCTTACAGGTCCCTGGTCCTATGGGTTATGTGCCTATGCGAGTTAAAAGAGCAAGGAACGGCCATTTTTCAGTCTCTGCAGCCAATGCCTTGCTGCAACAAGTGTACATATATCCACATGAAAAGCATCtgtgcagagagggaggggaaagtataaaaagggaagatttttaagggggaggggaagggaaggggagtttATTTCAAGCCTGTAGCTGTTGAGTGTTAATATACATGTCAATACAGGAAGTGTCTTCTAATGACATGGGGAAATGAGGAGAGTTTTTCAATCATCTCCTGCTTAACACATACAGATGTATTCATAATTATCCTGTGCCTGAGGGTGGCAGGCACAGGTGGGTTCCGAAAGGACTTGTGTTCCTGCCAGACAGCGCAGCCTGAAAGAATAACACGCAGACAATTGGAATGCCATTTATCGTGCAAAACACAATAAAACCTGGAGCTTTCTTCCTGTCTCAGAGACCCATAAATTATGAAAATTACACCTGCCTCAGGCCACGGACATATTGTTGTATTAAAGTTTGGCTGAATAAACTTTAaaactggtgggggagggggagtcctgCTGGCTTTTCCTCTAGCCTCCATCCTTCTGTCACACAGTTGTCTGCTTATGTTAATCCAGTTAGTCATGACTGTACATTTAAAGTCAACTTACTTTGCAATTGTTTGGTGCAAAGCACAGCTACACTCTGTGAAATGAAAACAGTGCACCGGAGAGGGGGGGAAGGAGGCCTGGATGTTAAGAGGAGCCATTGTGTCTCAGCAAAGTTTCTCTGCAGCTGAGGTGATTTAAGCCTGCATTCAGCCTCGTTATACAAAGACCAAGCTGTAGCCATGTTAATAAAGCTTGATTTGTATTTGTCCCTAacctttttaaagaagaaaatgaatcCTTCTTGTCCAAAAGCCTTTTCCTACTGACAGCGCAGGACACACCCCAGCAGCTATGAATTTGCTGTCTCTTCACTATAAATATCCTAAATCAACCAAATTTTTAAATGCGCACAGGAGCGGGAATTAACTAAACTTCATCTGGTTGCACCACAACATGCGTCCCCCAAATGCCTCTTTTGATGCGCTCAGCATATctgtaacttcactgaaataaAAACCAGAGGTTAAAATGCATCAATGCTGCTGGATCACTGCTGGTGCCTTTGAGGCTTCCTGTGTCTCATGGGGGTAGTGCTATGCAACTGGACGGTTCTTGCTGTCTGTCCCCAGAGAGCAGAGCTCTTGGGGATGGACAGCAGGGTCTAATCACTGGAGGatccctggggtcagggccagctccaggcaccagcgaaagAAGCAGGGTTCTGGGgaggccaatagaaaggggcgccACATCCAGGTCTaaggtggcatttcagcggtgggttcTTCAGTGCCTCGCTTCATGTTTGGCGGCCGCTCAGTCgggttttccttttttcttcttcctcttcttcgccacttggagcagcaaaaaaggtGGAGCTGGCCCAGCCTGTGGTATTTTATTCCTCTCATGGCATCCCATTCCATGTGTCCCATGTTGTCAGTGGTTGCCTTTCCATTAACAGGAGTTAGGGTACATGGTCTGCCAGAGCCACAGTGGGGTAGTGTTGAAGATGGGATATGGTTTGACATCTAATGATGGGCATGGGTAACAAAGGAAACATGGAGCAGGATTCCTATTTGCCCTTGAATTGGTGCTTAGGTGTTAGCAACCAGAGAGCCCAGGCTGAGGCCTGCAGGTGAGCCAGAAAACAGAGTATGCTTCAACTTCCATCTGGCGAATGGACCCATAGCCATGGTGGAAAGGTTTGCCATTTGTCCAGCGGGCTCTTTTCGCATACTGTTGCTAAGCACCACTGAGGGACTGACCTTGTCCATCTTGACCTTTCCTCTGTCAAGATGTTAGATGGTCACGTAACATATCATTCTAATAagaaacagccatactgggtcagcccaaaggtccatctagcccaatatcctgtctaccaacagtggccaatgccaggtgccccagaaggaatgaacaaaacaggtaatcatcaagtgccTATCGCCCATTCCctgcttcttgcaaacagaggctagggacaccatccctgcccatcctggctaatagccattgatggacctatcctccatgaattcatttagttattttttgaaccctattatagtcttggccttcacaacatcctttggcaaggagttccacaggttgactgtgcatagtgtgaaaaaatacttccttttgtttgttttaaacatgctacttattaattttattgggtgactctttgttcttgtgttatgtgaaggagtaaacaacacttatttactttttccacactagtcatgattttatagacctctatcatattcccccttagtcatctttttttccaagctgaaacatCCCAATCTTATTaagctctcctcatatggcatctgttccagacccctaatacTTTTTTGTTGTCCCTTTtcaaccttttccaattcaaatattcaagatgtgggcataccatggatttgtagagaggcaatatgatattttctgactttattatctatcctttctaATTATTCTCAACACTGTTGCTTtttaactgccgctgcacattgagtggatgttttcagagaactatccacaatgactccaagatctttcttgattggtaacagttaatttagaccccatcattttatatgtctagttgggattgttttccagtgtacattactttgcatttatcaacattgaatttaatctgccattttgttgcccagtcacccagttttgagagagccttttgtagctctttgcagtctgcctgggtcttcaCTCTCTTTagtagttttgcatcatctgcaaactttgccatctcactgtctGAAGGTGAGCTAAACCCTTCCTTTAATGAAGGAAGATTAGGGAATGGGCATGTAGGATGTTCCCTAGAGCTTAAAAAAGTTTTAGAAGGATGATGAGACATAAATTGAACACAACTTATTCACTTGTCTGCTCAACTTAGACATAGAAAGCAATTTCAATACTAAAAAGTAGTCTGACAGAGGATTGTCTTATCATTGTAGAACATTGCCTCAGTTTCATTTGTGTGTAAAAATGAGGCAGGGTTGAACAAAGTCATCAGCTAAGCTAAATAAACAAAAGGGGAGACCAGAGGAAGTCGAATCCAAAAAAGTTTGGATTGTCCACTCGCTCTCACTCATAACTGTTTTAAGCTTTCAGAATTCTCTTCTGAGATCTTTGTGGTGACATGGTGATCAAATATAGAAGCATGTTGTGTGTTCATTCATGTGGctgggtttgtttgggtttttgagGGGGCTAGAGTAGGGGGAAAAAGGCTTGACGGCTTTAACTTTATTTCAGTCTCTGGATACTTTTGGATCAGGATTCTACTTGAGCTTTGCACTGTCACAGTTTCAGGCTCCCAGCCAGAAAGCAAGATCATTAACTGTAGTAGATTCTGATCTAAAATGTTCAATCTGCTGCTTACCTCCTAAAGACCTTGCTGAGTCTATGAACTGGTGCCCATGAGGGAGATCTGAGCTGTTATGTTTGATGCAATTCAGGTTCTAGAAGTACTTTGACATTCCAGTCCTACATGGTATCAAACTGCTGGGCTTAACCCATCCATCCTCATATTTCTAGAGTAAattctaaaaaaacccaacccctttTTAAAGAAACCACCAACAGTCACTTGTATATTtaacaatatatatttatatatatatatatatatatttctaaatCAGTACATTCagttttaacttgtttttcttcacAAACAGAAGAACTCTTACAATAGTAgactttctaaaataaatactATTAAAATAGAGCTTCAAAATAAATATTCTATACAAAGGAAACCTTCTGTAGTAacttttgggggtgtgtgtgtgtgtgtgtatggaggtgATTGGTTGGTAGGGGAGGGAATCCTTGAACAGCTTTTCATaccatgaaagaaaaaaaattcccagtGCTGCAAGAGACAGAAACTGAGGAAATAAACTAGAGATATTAGTTTACTAAAAGCAATGAGAAAGCGCTTTCAGAAGACAGTAAAACTTAAGTGTTGTGCTAGATCCTGTCTCCTTCCTCCTTTTAGAGCACTGTTCTGTTCACACGATAGCATGCCTCCGAGGGAATACCTTTGCTTCCCCTGCAGTGGGTACACAGAAGAGGCAAATTAAAAACTCTTCTGGATGCACAAAATAGGCAAGTCCTCTCAGCAGGTGCCTTACTCCCATTTGTGTTCATGAGGACAGGAGCCAGCTCCCTCTGGCACTATGACAACATGACCAGAGAGTAGCCCGTGGGATTGTTACATAGAGTTCATACTTATATGGCCTAGTCAGCAGTCATTCTCCTGGTCTGTACTTCGGTTGATATAGCTATGGTGCTCAAGGGTGTGTAAAACAGCCATGCCTGAGTGCTGTAACTATGCTGACCTAATCCCCCTAAGTAGACAGGGGAGATAGAAGAATGCTTCTCTCAACCTACCTCCCATCACTTGGAGAGCTGATGTTCCTaaaccaatggaaaaaaatcccttccctTACTATAGGCTGTATCTACAGTAGGGGGTTATGCTGGCATAGTAGTGgtgccatagctatgctgctggagtccctgtagcatagacatggcctaaaagaGTGGGGTAGCTTGCAGGGATGACAAACCATGTTGCATGTCAGGATCTGTTGTCTCTGCATGAGAGGTAGGCAGCTTATTTTATGCAAACTAGGTGTGGCTCTAGCCTAGACCAAATTTAGATGGTGTATTAGAATGTCCCTGTATGCTTTATGTCTCTGGAGTGGCATGAGATCAAAGTGGGAGTATGTCCCTTAAAAGTGAAGGTGGGGGGAATTGGAGGAAAAAGGGGAAACAGTTGTTGGCTGGAAAAATACCCTCCTTCAGCACAGCAAGCAAAGGCATCTAAAAGGAATAGTGTCATATTGTCAAGGCTCTTCTCGCCTGGTCTAACCCAGAATCTTTTCAGTGCTATGCAAGAAGCTCAACAACTTTGTTGCTATGCTTCAGGCAAAGAGCTGGTGAAACATGCCGACTGATGGCTACACCAGCAGGACTGGAAGAATACAAGGAGCTTCATTCTGCTACATTTACCACTGCACTAACACATCCACTAATGCTTTACAGTCTTCCAGCATGGGATCAGCTTACATTATAGCTGGATTTATATATTAAAAGAAGCCAGCAAAGAAATAGGTTACAGCTATGTACAATGAAAGTGAAAGTTGCTGGAGGTCCTTTTCATTAGAAGAGAAGGTAAGAATATGgaattgctgtgtgtgtgtgtttacaagtGCACACAAGTGTGGAGTGGCACAGTGGAGACCATTCAAATGTTATGTTTGCTTGCAGTAACGTACAGCCAGCCAACAGAATTTCTACTGCAAATTTGCACTAGGAAACCCTACTGCGCTAAGCTAGGGCCTGGGGTAAACAGAAAATGTATAGATGGTTGCCATTTGGACGCTGCATATGTTCAAGGTGGAAGATAGCCGATATAGATCTCTATGCTTGTTACTGCTCCATCTTTTAGCCCATTTATACTTTAAATGATATATCATCCCATTAAATAGCAATGCCTTATACATTCAACCAGCAGTTcaaccagtttggggttcttttcttttttctctgcaagGTTCCCTCTGATTTGTGCAAGATTAAACATACAAACCGCTTCACTGCGCACACAGTATCTTCCTGGTGAGGGTAAGCTACAGGAATCAGGATCTGGTAACAGAGATACAATATCCCTTTTCTATGATTTACCATAAACAAGCCAGCTAATGCTATAAATAtaaaaaggaagttttttttttaaaaacaatccccCACTTAATAAATATCTACAATTAAACTTAACAAAAAGTCACCCTCTCAGAAATGAAttcttaagtaaaaaaaaaaaaaaaaaaaaaaaaaaaagctccaatgagtacattttgaaaaaacaaaacagcaattgTATCACAACTAAGCAAATGTGATTTCTGGAAAATGCTACATAAGCTTTGCCTGTTGCTTATCTAATTAAAGATGGCATTTCTCTGTCATTGCTGTGCATTTACGGAGTACATTTcctctaattaaaaaaatacacatacacagaggAATCAGCTTTCAGCATGCAACAAGTACCTATCTATTTGATTTGTTGCATGTTAGAACAACGTTTTTTGTATAGCACCTTGCAGTTGtcaagagaaaggggttactgcagCATAAGGAAGTGCAGACTTGGCCCTTGTATGAGTGCACAGACAAAGCCTATGATCATCAGCTACTGAAAACCAAGGGCAAGGTTCCATAAATATGCACCCTTGATTTCTCCCAGTACTCATTAACACTAAAATAGACACTTTTTAATTTCTCTATTTACACTTTACAAAGACACACTATTATACAGAAAAGGCAAAAGTTGAGCAGCAGCAAtagaaataaaggggaaaaaatgcttcAAGCAAAATGtcattctgccaaaaaaaaaaaaaagtgtccgtAATATTATCAGCAAAGTAGATCTGAAGAGCTTGTTCCATGAGAACAGGTATTGGATtgatattcatttaaaaaaaaatatgtacatGTGTATTGTGCTCAGTTTTTCTTGACCTTGCTACTACAGtttgagaagggggaggggggtgtaATTTCTCAGTTTAGTGAGACTTCTACATCAGCATTTGCTGAGCAAGAAATAACACTACAGAAGTCAAATTCATTCAAAGCCCCTTGGAAAAAGTTTTACTATTCATgtaataatacatttttaaaatctactaAATGTGACATCTGCGGCTACAGACTTAGGCTCACTAGCAAAGTGACAAagtaaaatttcaaacaaaattgacacggggggtgggaagagagtcGGGAAGAACACATTATGCCCATAGTCCTCTTATTGAGGcgaggtgagggggagagagattccATCACTTCCTCCGTCAGAAAATAAAATTGGCATCAAAAGGGGAATGTGACGGGTGGGGTAGAAATAGAAATATACCTAAATGGCAATGACAGTTATAGAAAGTGATTTGAAAAAATTATTTCTGCTTCAAAATCTGTTCTgaaagggggaaggaaaaagcTTTGGGAAAACATTTACTTTGTACTCAACTGGCACTTTTAATAGTCAAGTGGAGAGAAAAAGGTTAACCCTTTACCTTCAACAGCTGCTGGTCACAAATCAGAGttgaaaaaggaagaaaacccaCCCTACTCTGAATCCACTATTCTTTTGTGAATGAAAATGAATATTGCTTCTGCTGATGTGCCTGCCAAGCTAATAGTTAATTATTCTTGCTCGATGTAGGCACAGTGAGCAACCAGCACTATGAACCAGATGGTGAAAAGACTTTTTAAGCAGCTGTACTCTGTAGTCTATGTTGGTTTTCGGCCTGGGCTCTGTAAAGTATTAAGAATCCTCCTCCATTGGCCCCCCTCTGTTTAACTTTAGATAATCAAATCCAAAACCCTGAATAACCCAAAGTGCTTCAGTTTATGGAAATAGTTACTTCGGCTTTCTCTGTTGATGGCAAAGGCTAACACATGTTATCCTCAGAACACAGGTTATAACCTCCCCTTTGGTGTCTCTTCCACCTTTCTCATAGCCCCCtgcttcaccccccccccaccccccaaaatggtCAGAAAGGCTTTTCTGGCTTGCTTGCTTTGCCATCCAGCGCCACCTTGCAGATGACACTGTTTGTGTTTTTACATCTACATCCGGGCCGGCTCACTTGATCATAGCATCTCTGGGACAGTTTCACGCAGCCGGTGGCTGGCAGGTAGCACAGCAAGCAAGGCAGGACCAGAGAGAGGGCACCCATGAAAGACCAGCGGGCACAGCAGTTcgaatgggagcaggagcaggggtggTCTGCGCAGGAACCCTCGTCATCCTCATTAGTGCAGTGGTAGAAGACTCCCTTCACCAGACACATGCACGTGGAGTAATTGACCAGGTTCTGTGCAGAGCAGAGACACTCCTGGTTGCACACCCAGCAAGAAGGCAAAGTCCTCGGCAGGGCACACTCCTTGCACTTGCATTTCCCACAGGCTTCACACAGTAAAAAGTGCTTGTCAAGCTCCTGAGACATGGGTCCCTTCAGATCCATGGGTTTGCAATTAATCACCTTGGGCTGTATCCGGACTGCTCTCGGGGAAGACTGATCCACCACGGGGGCCGGCACCATGTGATCCAAGAGCCTTTGGTCAGAAgacgtgctgctgctgctgctgatggagcTGGGCCGCCCACTGAAAGAGATCCAGGGGTGGGTGACATCCTGCTCACATCTCTGCAGGTGCTGGCTGATCAGTGTGGGTTCATGGTGGCCTCGGGGGCGCTTCTGTGCTGCCAGCTGGGCAAGGCTGGGACTGTCAGTGTAGTCATTCTCAATGTGAGTAGTCTTCATCTGGTCAATAGGCAGGATGGTGAGCGGATGCTGCAGCCTCCCATATGGGATCCGACTGTCCAGTAACGGCTGTACCATGACGGAGTTTGGGAGCACAGTTATGTTATGGGGAATCCGGGGCTCCATTGGTCAGAGTGTCCTTCACCACTGGGGGGACAAAACTGCTTTAAGTGTCCTgaaaaagagaagggaaaaggggaaTGGTTCCCAAATTAACTCACATTGGACTGGGAATAGTGGCAAGAAGTGCTCACTGCTCTAGCAGCTATTGCACTGAAGTGATTATGAGCCAAACACACCTCAAGTGGAGATAAAGCATCTGCTCTTGTGTAAAGCCGGTATTCATACTAGCACTGTTCTTCTCTTACTAACCTAGGCCTGGCATAGCGCTCCCCATCATTGCTACATGCAATGATATCTTAGGCCTTAGTAGCCCCTTCTCTCTCAGTGACTGCTGGGGAGGCAatgcaggaggaaggaaggaagttgaGCTTGAGAGCTTAGAGTGATCAGCCTGTGTTAAAACGTTCTTTAGCTACTTGGAATGTTACCTTGTCACCTCCCTGGATCTCCAACAGACATGACTATGAGCGATAGCTAACCTTTGGGAAGTACTGGTTCAGTATACTCACGCCAAGTAGCACAAAGTCTCAGGCCTCAGTTAAGCCCCTCTGTGGATGGCTTAAGTGAGGCCGTGCAGAGTTTGTCTCCCCATGTGCTCAGAGGGGTAGCATTTGAC includes the following:
- the SPRY4 gene encoding protein sprouty homolog 4 encodes the protein MEPRIPHNITVLPNSVMVQPLLDSRIPYGRLQHPLTILPIDQMKTTHIENDYTDSPSLAQLAAQKRPRGHHEPTLISQHLQRCEQDVTHPWISFSGRPSSISSSSSTSSDQRLLDHMVPAPVVDQSSPRAVRIQPKVINCKPMDLKGPMSQELDKHFLLCEACGKCKCKECALPRTLPSCWVCNQECLCSAQNLVNYSTCMCLVKGVFYHCTNEDDEGSCADHPCSCSHSNCCARWSFMGALSLVLPCLLCYLPATGCVKLSQRCYDQVSRPGCRCKNTNSVICKVALDGKASKPEKPF